One Amorphoplanes digitatis genomic window carries:
- a CDS encoding uracil-DNA glycosylase — protein MPSRTPQEVAAHAAAAADLPAVDAGVADCFACPRLVAWREEVAAVKRASFRDQDYWGRPVPGFGPAGATIAILGLAPAAHGGNRTGRIFTGDRSGDVLFAALHRAGLANQPTSVAADDGLALHHTRIFAAVRCAPPDNKPLPAERDACAPWLHRELDLIRPTLRVVVALGAFAWAAWWPAMTAVYGVRPPVPRPAFGHGAQVSVAGAPDLLGCYHVSQQNTFTGRLTPVMLDDVFADAKRRAGLA, from the coding sequence GTGCCCAGCCGTACCCCGCAGGAGGTCGCCGCCCACGCGGCCGCGGCGGCCGACCTGCCCGCCGTCGACGCCGGCGTCGCCGACTGCTTCGCGTGCCCGCGCCTGGTCGCCTGGCGCGAGGAGGTCGCGGCCGTCAAGCGGGCCTCCTTCCGCGACCAGGACTACTGGGGCCGCCCGGTGCCGGGCTTCGGCCCGGCCGGCGCCACCATCGCGATCCTCGGCCTCGCGCCCGCCGCGCACGGCGGCAACCGCACCGGCCGCATCTTCACCGGCGACCGCTCCGGCGACGTGCTCTTCGCGGCCCTGCACCGGGCCGGCCTGGCCAACCAGCCGACGAGCGTCGCCGCCGACGACGGCCTGGCCCTGCACCACACCCGGATCTTCGCGGCGGTCCGCTGCGCACCGCCGGACAACAAGCCGCTGCCCGCCGAGCGGGACGCCTGCGCGCCCTGGCTGCACCGTGAGCTTGATCTCATCAGGCCCACGCTGCGGGTGGTGGTAGCGCTCGGCGCCTTCGCCTGGGCGGCCTGGTGGCCGGCGATGACCGCCGTCTACGGCGTCCGGCCGCCCGTGCCGCGCCCGGCCTTCGGGCACGGCGCGCAGGTCAGCGTCGCCGGCGCGCCCGACCTGCTCGGCTGCTACCACGTCTCGCAGCAGAACACCTTCACCGGCCGGCTCACACCCGTGATGCTCGACGATGTCTTCGCCGATGCGAAACGCCGCGCGGGCCTGGCATGA
- a CDS encoding Ppx/GppA phosphatase family protein, whose product MRVAAIDCGTNSIRLLIADVPGRSDGALSDVARRMEIVRLGEGVDRTGRLATEAIERTRVALLGYAAEIAELGVDRVRMCATSASRDAANAADFAAMVRATLGVDPEVITGDEEARLSFTGAVRGLTAPGPYLVVDIGGGSTEFVVGGAEVEHAISVDIGCVRMTERHLHGNPPTSAEIAAAEADITRAVDTALRAVPGHGPATLVGLAGSVTTVAALALHLPEYDATRIHHARIAYDEVAKVTTGLLESTVADRLALPVMHPGRADVIGGGALILRIIMERAGAASVVASEHDILDGIAYGLG is encoded by the coding sequence GTGCGCGTCGCGGCAATCGACTGCGGTACCAACTCGATCCGCCTGCTCATCGCGGACGTGCCCGGCCGGAGCGACGGGGCTCTGTCCGATGTGGCCCGTCGGATGGAGATCGTGCGGCTGGGCGAGGGCGTGGACCGTACCGGTCGGCTGGCCACGGAGGCGATCGAGCGCACCCGGGTTGCCCTGCTGGGCTACGCGGCGGAGATCGCCGAGCTGGGTGTCGACCGGGTCCGCATGTGCGCGACCTCGGCCTCCCGGGACGCCGCGAACGCGGCGGACTTCGCGGCGATGGTCCGCGCGACCCTCGGCGTCGACCCGGAAGTGATCACCGGCGACGAGGAGGCTCGGCTCTCCTTCACCGGCGCGGTGCGGGGACTGACGGCGCCGGGGCCGTATCTGGTGGTGGACATCGGCGGCGGCTCGACCGAATTCGTGGTCGGCGGCGCGGAGGTCGAGCACGCGATCTCGGTGGACATCGGCTGCGTCCGGATGACCGAGCGGCATCTGCACGGCAACCCGCCGACCTCGGCGGAGATCGCCGCGGCGGAGGCGGACATCACGAGGGCGGTCGACACCGCGCTGCGGGCGGTGCCGGGCCACGGCCCGGCGACGCTGGTCGGCCTGGCCGGTTCGGTCACGACGGTGGCGGCACTGGCCCTGCACCTACCCGAGTACGACGCGACGCGCATCCACCACGCCCGCATCGCGTACGACGAGGTGGCGAAGGTGACCACCGGACTGCTGGAGTCGACGGTCGCGGACCGCCTCGCCCTGCCGGTGATGCACCCGGGCCGGGCCGACGTGATCGGCGGGGGCGCGCTCATCCTGCGCATCATCATGGAGCGCGCGGGCGCGGCATCGGTGGTCGCCAGCGAACACGACATCCTCGACGGCATCGCCTACGGACTCGGCTAG
- a CDS encoding HAAS signaling domain-containing protein: MTTTAQDEINLYVFAVRAALGDLPESLRDELLEDLPEHLAEVLADGGGTLTERLGSPEAYAADLRGTAGFVGGFPDPPSRAHQLFELRDQALVRLSAVDARLGPLLGYSRVSEFLLLLRPAWWVLRGYLAAMVLAWMLDDSGQPIGLLPRIGGSEVVALLLLGIGVLGSIWLGRRSLRLTKWPRMSLYAASVILVLVALGGFSSADSSTRDSYYTDVNYDNPYSNIEDLFVYDEQGRLVDNARIFDQNGEPLRLGNPYCTDETGAYTEVETLTYPYCPGRAPYRLPEQADPATSAGPAASADPAEEASPGTRPVPAPPGSSRVSPSATTEPGPSASAAATSVAPR, translated from the coding sequence GTGACCACCACAGCTCAGGACGAGATCAACCTCTACGTGTTCGCGGTCCGTGCGGCGCTCGGCGACCTGCCGGAGTCCCTGCGCGACGAGCTGCTCGAGGACCTGCCGGAGCACCTGGCCGAGGTGCTCGCCGACGGCGGCGGCACGCTGACCGAGCGGCTCGGCAGCCCGGAGGCCTACGCGGCCGACCTGCGCGGCACCGCCGGTTTCGTCGGCGGCTTCCCCGACCCGCCGAGCCGCGCACACCAGCTCTTCGAGCTGCGCGACCAGGCCCTGGTCCGGCTGAGCGCCGTCGACGCCCGGCTCGGGCCGCTGCTCGGATACTCCAGGGTCAGCGAGTTCCTGCTCCTGCTCCGCCCGGCCTGGTGGGTCCTGCGCGGTTACCTCGCGGCGATGGTGCTGGCCTGGATGCTCGACGACAGCGGGCAGCCGATCGGCCTGCTGCCGCGCATCGGCGGCAGCGAGGTCGTGGCCCTGCTGCTGCTCGGCATCGGCGTCCTCGGCTCGATCTGGCTCGGCCGGCGCTCGCTGCGGCTCACGAAGTGGCCGCGCATGTCGCTCTACGCCGCGTCGGTGATTCTGGTGCTGGTCGCGCTCGGCGGATTCAGCTCCGCCGACAGCAGCACCCGGGACTCGTACTACACCGACGTGAACTACGACAATCCCTACAGCAACATAGAGGACCTCTTCGTGTACGACGAGCAGGGGCGCCTGGTCGACAACGCGCGGATCTTCGATCAGAACGGCGAGCCGCTGCGCCTCGGCAACCCGTACTGCACCGACGAGACGGGCGCATACACCGAGGTGGAGACGCTCACCTATCCGTACTGCCCGGGCCGGGCGCCGTACCGGCTGCCGGAGCAGGCCGATCCCGCGACCAGCGCCGGTCCCGCCGCGAGCGCCGATCCCGCCGAGGAGGCGTCGCCGGGCACCCGGCCGGTGCCGGCGCCGCCCGGAAGTTCCCGGGTCAGCCCTTCGGCCACTACCGAACCGGGCCCTTCGGCCAGCGCCGCGGCGACTTCGGTCGCGCCGAGATGA
- a CDS encoding PadR family transcriptional regulator → MDTTQLLKGVLDLACLAALREDDGYGYDILRRLRIAGLTDVGDASVYGTLRRLFNAGLLTTYVVPSDEGPHRKYYALNAAGRAELQRSGKIWQGFASTMNDLLRERETP, encoded by the coding sequence GTGGATACCACACAGCTCCTCAAGGGAGTGCTGGATCTCGCCTGCCTCGCCGCCCTTCGCGAGGACGACGGCTACGGCTACGACATCCTGCGCCGCCTGCGCATCGCCGGCCTGACCGACGTCGGCGACGCCTCCGTTTACGGGACCCTGCGCCGGCTCTTCAACGCCGGCCTCCTCACCACGTACGTGGTGCCCAGCGACGAGGGCCCGCACCGCAAGTACTACGCGCTCAACGCCGCCGGCCGCGCCGAGTTGCAGCGGTCCGGCAAGATCTGGCAGGGCTTCGCATCCACGATGAACGATCTGCTTCGCGAGCGGGAGACGCCGTGA
- a CDS encoding LppU/SCO3897 family protein, whose amino-acid sequence MSNPVASPPPAGDGFPPPVSEGAGAPVPSQPFGAPPVDGQPVGDPAQQGFGSAPQQGFGTPATFPIEPEKKKRGNAANLALRIVGIIVVSVIIFVGKGYFFGDKAKDAAVGDCVASSQNVKVDEETEAQAEVVDCASKEAAFTVVGRVNGETDTDSKSCEKYFKENEEYYVYSSTAGGGYLLCLRPKA is encoded by the coding sequence GTGAGCAACCCGGTTGCGTCTCCGCCCCCCGCCGGCGACGGTTTCCCGCCGCCCGTCTCCGAGGGCGCCGGCGCTCCCGTGCCGAGCCAGCCGTTCGGCGCGCCGCCGGTCGACGGCCAGCCCGTCGGCGACCCGGCGCAGCAGGGCTTCGGCTCCGCGCCCCAGCAGGGTTTCGGCACTCCGGCCACCTTCCCCATCGAGCCGGAGAAGAAGAAGCGGGGCAACGCCGCCAACCTCGCGCTGCGCATCGTCGGCATCATCGTCGTCTCGGTGATTATCTTCGTCGGCAAGGGCTACTTCTTCGGTGACAAGGCGAAGGACGCGGCCGTCGGCGACTGCGTCGCGTCGTCGCAGAACGTCAAGGTCGACGAGGAGACCGAGGCGCAGGCCGAGGTCGTCGACTGCGCATCGAAGGAGGCCGCGTTCACCGTGGTCGGCCGGGTCAACGGCGAGACCGACACCGACAGCAAGTCGTGCGAGAAGTACTTCAAGGAGAACGAGGAGTACTACGTCTACAGCAGCACCGCCGGCGGCGGCTACCTGCTCTGCCTGCGGCCCAAGGCCTGA